From one Rhodopirellula islandica genomic stretch:
- a CDS encoding CHAT domain-containing protein, whose amino-acid sequence MFHSHRIAGMTVQPTSTPPRFGAFFSLVVIAASVVAPTGLAVGQGFGGTASSGSQYPPQNYYTGLKIYRDGDMKNAVNAFESALRSSRTDVNGKWIDAIPMHAMLAECYWHLGHLPLCRTHLDAGMQITVRNRGWLGAIDWSSLNQGNAIKAGATNLWPEANAVRLAPIPDGLMLQSGEVMTEQRLQQGGRIESQNLRRVDAIEIMRSIALMMYRRRVVMGELSAQEPLASELMESTKYPAGLNSPGGRSLIGAMRGVGQIAVGEDSTVVDRVGKYATLGGSVHPLTPLMFLAGMTVGVAGDANGKLEPNVAAGLVATSQRAVNSAAALEQYEFIGEALQLAVGAAGPQQYGTVEQTSLLAGRTLIRESRLASLHCYLVAADAAISAGRVDAATEAMTLAIEIASRRDVDFPRLEAYGAYVAARIAASRGESLGGPDGKLSNAMGSLNEFINNRRDRNRPVISMPSHYQLSLVQALMGRSIGNQSTKSLLAYFTSPVSMPTWRRDPVDAIALIGLDSTPLHRGRLELAVAENNDIDVLKSTDRIHAARLASALPLRGRLMDVRSLVTDPADSFWPAAKELVVQPPPMLADLRQKVQVSLREGLEDTAPRDAALANLQESVVTQIALQRLRIPAVCPPPIATEDAGALPPGTGLLTFVVDGPRLVATLTRDGTTTGWISPAGRRIPMMISKLLAEIGANRSRGKRLPDDESWRDTAAALKEMLFPSKSAWNESGLEKLVIVPDGPLWYLPFELLPASDGPDVTAEDNAAEGLEDAAEDDPAAPAQLWADVMKISYAPTPGLALRDVGAASDGNRVAVMAGTFFAPRQKELNDQMIDEMLAAAEDPLQWTLGSAPPTDRVGLGVAHLVVASPLTPNVVAPMATTTIPVSTSTPRSDASGPWDRLSGWVRLPASGPRTVALPGYRTAAGAAKLGDGSEVFFPLAALRCSGVKEITLSRWVTGGQSAATVIGELINEAPHTSLASATRRGVSLLRQAELSVAGEPLLGKADEESKNINGNQPLFWATYMTSDSLRLPAPKSEE is encoded by the coding sequence ATGTTCCATTCCCATCGCATCGCTGGCATGACTGTGCAACCAACATCCACTCCACCTCGATTTGGGGCGTTCTTCTCCCTCGTGGTCATCGCGGCGTCGGTCGTTGCTCCGACGGGGCTCGCTGTCGGGCAAGGTTTCGGTGGTACCGCGAGTTCTGGCAGCCAGTACCCGCCCCAAAACTACTACACCGGGCTCAAAATCTATCGTGACGGCGATATGAAGAACGCGGTGAACGCGTTCGAGTCCGCGCTCCGAAGTTCGCGAACGGACGTCAACGGCAAGTGGATCGATGCGATTCCTATGCATGCAATGTTGGCGGAGTGTTACTGGCATCTGGGCCACTTGCCGCTTTGTCGCACGCACTTGGACGCCGGCATGCAGATCACCGTTCGCAATCGCGGATGGTTGGGCGCGATTGATTGGTCGAGTCTGAATCAAGGCAACGCGATCAAAGCCGGGGCGACAAATTTGTGGCCCGAAGCCAATGCGGTTCGGCTCGCTCCGATCCCAGATGGATTGATGCTTCAAAGCGGCGAGGTGATGACTGAACAACGTCTCCAACAAGGCGGGCGAATTGAAAGCCAGAATCTCAGGCGAGTCGATGCGATTGAGATCATGCGATCGATCGCACTGATGATGTATCGACGACGCGTCGTGATGGGGGAACTGTCCGCACAAGAACCGCTGGCATCCGAGTTGATGGAATCGACCAAGTATCCCGCCGGGTTGAATTCACCCGGTGGCCGTTCGTTGATCGGCGCGATGCGAGGCGTGGGGCAAATTGCCGTGGGCGAAGATTCAACGGTGGTCGATCGCGTGGGCAAGTACGCCACCCTGGGTGGCTCGGTGCATCCGCTCACACCGCTGATGTTTCTGGCCGGGATGACGGTCGGTGTCGCGGGGGACGCAAACGGAAAGTTGGAACCCAACGTGGCCGCTGGTTTGGTCGCGACCAGCCAACGAGCCGTCAATTCCGCGGCGGCCTTGGAACAGTACGAATTCATCGGGGAAGCCCTGCAGTTGGCTGTTGGTGCGGCAGGCCCCCAGCAATACGGGACGGTGGAGCAGACCTCTTTGTTGGCCGGACGCACGCTGATCCGTGAATCGCGATTGGCGTCGCTGCATTGCTACCTGGTTGCGGCGGACGCCGCGATCAGTGCGGGCCGAGTCGACGCCGCCACGGAAGCGATGACGCTGGCCATCGAAATCGCTTCCCGTCGAGATGTGGACTTCCCTCGCTTGGAAGCGTACGGAGCCTATGTCGCGGCACGCATTGCTGCGTCTCGCGGTGAATCACTCGGTGGCCCCGACGGAAAGCTCTCCAACGCGATGGGATCGCTGAACGAGTTCATCAACAATCGACGCGACCGCAATCGGCCGGTGATCTCCATGCCCTCGCACTATCAATTGAGTTTGGTGCAAGCGTTGATGGGCCGATCGATCGGCAACCAATCCACCAAGAGTTTGCTGGCTTACTTCACGTCGCCTGTCTCAATGCCGACATGGCGGCGCGATCCGGTGGATGCGATTGCTTTGATCGGACTTGATTCGACGCCCTTGCACCGTGGCCGCTTGGAACTGGCGGTGGCCGAAAACAACGACATCGATGTGCTCAAGTCCACTGACCGAATTCATGCGGCTCGCTTGGCCTCGGCGCTGCCACTTCGAGGCCGTTTGATGGACGTTCGATCTCTGGTCACGGACCCTGCGGACTCGTTTTGGCCGGCGGCCAAGGAATTGGTCGTGCAGCCTCCACCGATGCTTGCCGACCTACGGCAGAAAGTCCAAGTCTCTCTTCGCGAAGGCCTGGAAGACACCGCACCACGCGACGCAGCGTTGGCAAATCTTCAGGAGTCGGTGGTCACTCAGATTGCACTCCAGCGTTTGAGGATCCCCGCCGTTTGCCCTCCGCCAATCGCAACGGAAGACGCTGGTGCTCTGCCTCCGGGAACGGGATTGTTGACCTTTGTAGTGGATGGTCCTCGTTTGGTCGCGACCCTTACAAGAGACGGCACCACGACAGGCTGGATCTCGCCTGCCGGGCGGCGTATCCCCATGATGATTTCGAAGTTGTTGGCCGAGATCGGTGCCAACCGAAGTCGAGGCAAGCGGCTCCCTGATGACGAATCATGGCGTGACACAGCCGCTGCGCTGAAAGAAATGTTGTTTCCCTCGAAGTCGGCTTGGAATGAATCGGGGCTGGAAAAGTTGGTGATCGTTCCTGATGGGCCGTTGTGGTACCTGCCGTTTGAACTGTTGCCAGCCAGCGATGGGCCGGATGTCACAGCCGAAGACAATGCCGCGGAAGGCTTGGAGGATGCGGCGGAAGACGATCCCGCGGCACCAGCTCAACTTTGGGCGGACGTGATGAAGATCAGCTACGCCCCGACGCCAGGCTTGGCCCTTCGGGATGTCGGAGCCGCGAGTGATGGCAACCGAGTTGCGGTGATGGCGGGAACGTTCTTCGCACCTCGGCAAAAGGAGCTCAACGATCAAATGATCGACGAGATGCTGGCGGCGGCAGAGGATCCACTGCAATGGACGCTTGGATCCGCGCCACCAACCGATCGAGTCGGTTTGGGCGTGGCGCACTTGGTGGTCGCTTCGCCGCTGACTCCCAACGTGGTGGCACCCATGGCAACCACAACCATCCCCGTCAGCACCTCGACGCCACGTTCGGACGCCAGCGGCCCATGGGATCGATTGTCCGGATGGGTTCGATTGCCCGCCAGTGGCCCGCGGACAGTGGCGTTGCCTGGCTATCGAACCGCCGCCGGGGCTGCGAAGCTTGGGGATGGTTCCGAGGTTTTCTTTCCGCTCGCTGCCCTTCGCTGCAGCGGAGTCAAGGAGATCACGCTCAGTCGCTGGGTCACCGGTGGCCAGTCCGCGGCCACCGTGATCGGTGAACTGATCAACGAAGCGCCTCACACATCACTGGCATCCGCCACGCGTCGAGGCGTTTCGCTGCTGCGGCAAGCGGAGCTTTCCGTCGCTGGAGAACCGCTGCTCGGAAAGGCGGATGAGGAATCCAAGAACATCAACGGGAACCAACCGCTGTTCTGGGCCACCTACATGACCTCGGATTCGCTCCGTTTGCCTGCCCCCAAGAGCGAAGAGTGA
- a CDS encoding membrane protein — protein MKTEAPDAPPTEFSGNELVSNHFASIQAFGTDLAEERPGRVLNWFRQVVTLLGIAAFHGSLSFIACLCVLLTVRFVFFTQQVDVVGILWFVAAIAVGGLIGLLQLTIVSRYEEYPFHLLLARRLRRVIQGRQNPVVSPSDEGARFCEIVPQERWKLLRLETASDLAWVRIDHNGVWMEGDRNRYHFPPSSILGAIPQSFTPAGGWAQLHAAMIYVRTENGPEEIPVVYRDFRFAEMNSAERCRQRDAMVEAICEIARGSEYEPICVPMDTNPSQASDTPASNNPYAPPPMTSHTGA, from the coding sequence ATGAAGACCGAGGCGCCCGACGCACCGCCAACCGAATTCTCCGGCAATGAATTGGTTTCGAACCACTTCGCGTCGATCCAAGCGTTCGGAACGGATCTCGCGGAAGAACGCCCTGGCCGGGTGCTGAACTGGTTCCGGCAAGTGGTCACGCTACTCGGCATCGCCGCGTTTCATGGTTCGCTCAGTTTCATTGCCTGCCTGTGCGTTCTGCTGACCGTCCGGTTTGTGTTCTTCACCCAGCAAGTCGACGTGGTCGGAATCCTTTGGTTCGTTGCGGCCATCGCAGTCGGCGGTCTCATCGGCCTCCTGCAGCTAACGATTGTCTCGCGCTACGAAGAGTACCCGTTCCACCTGCTGTTGGCCCGCCGACTTCGCCGTGTCATCCAAGGACGCCAAAACCCGGTGGTCTCTCCCAGCGACGAGGGAGCCCGATTCTGCGAAATCGTCCCTCAAGAAAGATGGAAGCTTCTGCGCCTGGAAACCGCATCTGACCTCGCTTGGGTACGCATCGACCACAACGGCGTGTGGATGGAAGGCGATCGCAATCGATATCACTTTCCCCCCAGTTCGATCTTGGGGGCGATCCCTCAGTCGTTCACTCCGGCCGGAGGTTGGGCCCAACTGCACGCCGCGATGATCTACGTTCGCACCGAAAACGGTCCGGAAGAAATCCCCGTGGTCTACCGCGACTTTCGTTTTGCGGAAATGAACTCGGCTGAGCGCTGCCGTCAACGAGATGCAATGGTCGAAGCGATCTGCGAAATCGCTCGAGGCAGCGAGTACGAACCGATCTGCGTGCCAATGGACACCAACCCATCGCAAGCGTCCGACACACCAGCCAGCAACAATCCCTACGCTCCACCGCCGATGACGTCGCATACCGGAGCGTGA
- a CDS encoding flagellar basal body P-ring protein FlgI codes for MNATTALHRCRFGLVWITLSLTAAGGCTSFWKLGKQDEPDNPQLAKLLRVPEPPDLVREAAIPHGMQSVPVTGVAIVNALPDTGGPALPSGFRDMLLEEMKRKEIPNPNEFLERNDTALVQVRGSIPPGARRGDVLDLQVLTPPKTEATDLHGGWLLDTRMRHQKVLDSSVRSSEVLAVATGPILTRADHEGEKDEALQVQGSILSGGVVQNDRKIGLVLRPDFQHVKMSAAIAQAINKRFYFFDGSTRRGIAEPIEDDFIQLDVHPRYRNNVARLMAVVRAIGVAPESSNTQVRLTKLGERMKQPSKAADAALQLEGLGEPAIPTLLEAVQSSNPELRFYAAEALAYLDRDEAIDPLIAAIRAEPAFRAPALKALEDMEHHNVVEGLQRLMDSPSLETRYGAFCKLRNREDGKQKLAGQNLRGTYRLYQVPSSVKPSVVVSLRRKPEIVLFGDVQPLQIESFFLGPSGIMIRSVPETGQLRISRFQAGKDDAFAEVNNSLAAVLEGLTEVGGGYGDAVSLLRMAKTKGILPDQLAFDPLPKNLRTYYRNEGSGGSESDEDSKGFATDSESESEGDSSGV; via the coding sequence ATGAACGCAACTACCGCTCTCCATCGCTGCCGATTCGGGTTGGTGTGGATCACGTTGTCTTTGACCGCCGCTGGCGGGTGCACTTCGTTTTGGAAACTTGGCAAGCAGGATGAGCCCGACAACCCTCAGTTGGCCAAATTGCTGAGGGTCCCTGAACCGCCGGATTTGGTCCGAGAAGCGGCCATCCCTCACGGCATGCAGAGCGTCCCGGTCACGGGAGTTGCAATCGTCAATGCGTTGCCCGATACAGGCGGTCCCGCACTGCCTTCGGGTTTCCGCGACATGCTGCTCGAGGAAATGAAACGCAAAGAGATTCCGAATCCAAACGAGTTCTTGGAACGCAACGACACTGCGTTGGTCCAAGTTCGTGGCAGCATTCCTCCTGGTGCGCGCCGAGGCGATGTGTTGGATTTGCAGGTTTTGACCCCACCCAAAACCGAAGCGACGGACTTGCACGGCGGTTGGTTGCTTGACACCCGCATGCGGCACCAAAAGGTGCTCGACAGTTCGGTTCGAAGCAGTGAAGTGTTGGCGGTCGCGACCGGGCCCATTCTGACACGTGCCGATCATGAAGGCGAAAAAGACGAAGCCCTGCAAGTGCAAGGTTCGATCTTGTCCGGCGGAGTCGTGCAGAACGATCGCAAGATCGGGTTGGTGCTTCGTCCCGATTTTCAACACGTCAAAATGTCCGCGGCAATTGCCCAGGCCATCAACAAACGATTTTACTTTTTCGACGGCTCAACTCGGCGTGGGATTGCGGAACCGATCGAAGACGACTTCATTCAATTGGATGTTCACCCGCGCTATCGAAACAACGTGGCCCGTTTGATGGCCGTGGTTCGTGCCATTGGTGTGGCGCCGGAGTCTTCCAACACGCAGGTTCGCCTGACCAAACTGGGCGAGCGGATGAAGCAGCCTTCCAAAGCCGCGGACGCTGCGTTGCAGTTGGAAGGATTGGGGGAACCCGCGATTCCAACTTTGTTGGAAGCGGTCCAGTCATCCAATCCCGAGTTGCGGTTCTATGCCGCCGAAGCTCTGGCCTACTTGGATCGGGACGAAGCCATCGATCCTTTGATCGCCGCCATTCGAGCGGAGCCCGCCTTCCGTGCTCCTGCTTTGAAGGCACTGGAAGACATGGAACATCACAACGTGGTCGAAGGTCTGCAGCGATTGATGGACTCACCCAGCTTGGAAACCCGCTACGGAGCATTCTGCAAGCTCAGGAATCGCGAAGATGGAAAACAGAAGCTGGCGGGACAAAACTTGCGTGGCACCTACCGGCTGTACCAAGTCCCGTCTTCAGTGAAGCCTTCCGTGGTGGTTTCGCTGCGTCGCAAACCAGAAATCGTGTTGTTCGGCGATGTTCAACCACTGCAAATTGAATCGTTCTTCTTAGGCCCATCGGGCATCATGATTCGGTCTGTGCCTGAAACGGGGCAACTTCGCATCAGCCGCTTCCAAGCTGGCAAGGACGATGCCTTTGCCGAAGTCAACAACTCGCTCGCTGCAGTCCTCGAAGGCCTGACCGAAGTGGGCGGTGGCTATGGCGACGCGGTGTCGTTGTTGAGAATGGCGAAAACGAAAGGCATCTTGCCTGACCAATTGGCGTTCGATCCACTGCCGAAGAACTTGCGGACCTACTACCGCAACGAAGGCTCGGGCGGGTCCGAGTCGGACGAAGACAGCAAAGGATTCGCAACGGATTCCGAGAGTGAGTCCGAGGGCGATTCCAGCGGCGTCTGA